One Marinibacterium anthonyi genomic region harbors:
- a CDS encoding putative integral membrane protein codes for MGEEKAHGAPVLGDVTPGILKEALRRGWTDVRTAPVFGLVFAGLYVLIGWGMGWLTWATGTSYWLVLAVIGFPLIGPFAAVGLYEVSRRIADGAPLTWRPVLGVIWGEAGRQLPWLCALIVFVFLFWFFLGHMIFALFLGLSPMTNVSSSAEVFLTGPGLKMLAFGTAVGAGFAMVLFMMAVLALPMLLDREVDFITAMLASMGYVAGHLPVMLAWGIFVASVTFVAMVPWFLGLLVALPLLGHASWHLYDQIAQRDSDTVAMPGGLAPAP; via the coding sequence ATGGGGGAGGAGAAGGCGCATGGCGCGCCGGTCCTGGGCGATGTCACGCCCGGGATCCTGAAGGAGGCCCTGCGGCGCGGCTGGACGGATGTCCGGACCGCGCCGGTCTTCGGCCTGGTCTTTGCCGGGCTCTATGTCCTGATCGGCTGGGGAATGGGGTGGCTGACCTGGGCCACGGGCACCAGTTACTGGCTGGTGCTGGCGGTCATCGGCTTTCCGCTGATCGGGCCGTTCGCGGCGGTGGGGCTGTACGAGGTGTCGCGCCGCATCGCCGACGGCGCGCCGCTGACCTGGCGCCCCGTCCTGGGCGTGATCTGGGGCGAAGCCGGGCGGCAATTGCCCTGGCTCTGTGCGCTGATCGTCTTCGTGTTCCTGTTCTGGTTCTTCCTTGGGCACATGATCTTTGCCCTGTTCCTGGGCCTTTCACCGATGACCAACGTATCGTCCAGCGCCGAGGTCTTCCTGACCGGTCCGGGGCTGAAGATGCTGGCCTTCGGCACGGCGGTGGGCGCGGGGTTCGCGATGGTGCTGTTCATGATGGCGGTGCTGGCGCTGCCGATGCTGCTGGACCGCGAGGTGGATTTCATCACCGCCATGCTGGCCAGCATGGGCTATGTCGCCGGGCACCTGCCGGTGATGCTGGCCTGGGGCATATTCGTGGCGAGTGTGACCTTTGTGGCGATGGTGCCGTGGTTCCTGGGCCTGCTGGTCGCGCTGCCCCTGCTGGGGCACGCATCGTGGCATTTGTACGACCAGATCGCGCAGCGCGACAGCGACACGGTGGCGATGCCCGGCGGGCTGGCGCCCGCACCGTGA
- the lon_2 gene encoding Lon protease, with protein MKEPINASYPVLPLRDIVVFPHMIVPLFVGREKSVRALEEVMADDKQILLSSQIDPSIDEPTADGIYRAGVLANVLQLLKLPDGTVKVLVEGQVRVKITDFIDNDDYFEATAEYLSEMPGDTAATTALVRTVGDEFERYAKVRKNIPEEALAAVGDTTEPARLADLVAGHLGIDVDQKQDLLETLSVSERLEKVYGLMQGELSVLQVEKKIKTRVKSQMEKTQREYYLNEQMKAIQKELGDGEDGSNEVAELEQKIAETKLSKEAREKADAELKKLKNMSPMSAEATVVRNYLDWMLSIPWGTKSRVKKDLTRAEEILDTDHYGLEKVKERIVEYLAVQQRSKKLKGPIMCLVGPPGVGKTSLGKSVAKATGREFIRISLGGVRDESEIRGHRRTYIGSMPGKIIQALKKAKTTNPLILLDEIDKMGQDFRGDPASAMLEVLDPEQNSTFVDHYLEVEYDLSDVMFLTTANSYNMPGPLLDRMEIIPLAGYTEDEKREIARTHLVPKQIKNHGLKAKEFEITDDALTAIIRTYTREAGVRSLEREIAKVARKSLTRIIRKETDAVKVTADNIDEFLGVAKFRFGLAEKEDQIGVVTGLAYTSVGGELLSIEALRLPGKGRMKTTGTLGDVMKESIDAASSYVRSISPQLGIKPPQFERWDIHVHVPEGATPKDGPSAGLAMVTSIVSVLTQIPVRKDIAMTGEVTLRGNALAIGGLKEKLLAALRGGIKTVLIPQENEKDLPDIPDNVKQGLQIIPVSHVSEVLKLALVRQPEPVEWDEAAEEAAAAAAAAKPAGDAGSSATAH; from the coding sequence ATGAAAGAGCCCATCAACGCTTCCTATCCGGTTCTTCCCCTGCGCGACATCGTGGTGTTCCCCCACATGATCGTGCCGCTGTTCGTCGGGCGCGAGAAATCCGTGCGCGCCCTCGAAGAGGTGATGGCCGATGACAAGCAGATCCTGTTGTCGAGCCAGATCGATCCGTCGATCGACGAACCGACGGCGGATGGTATCTACCGGGCAGGTGTGCTTGCCAATGTGCTGCAGCTTCTGAAGCTGCCCGACGGCACCGTGAAGGTGCTGGTCGAAGGTCAGGTGCGTGTGAAGATCACCGACTTTATCGACAACGACGATTATTTCGAGGCCACGGCCGAGTACCTGAGCGAGATGCCGGGCGACACCGCCGCCACCACCGCGCTGGTGCGCACGGTGGGCGACGAATTCGAACGCTATGCCAAGGTGCGCAAGAACATCCCCGAAGAGGCGCTGGCCGCCGTCGGCGACACCACCGAACCCGCCCGCCTGGCCGACCTGGTCGCGGGGCATCTGGGCATCGACGTGGATCAGAAGCAGGACCTGCTGGAAACGCTGTCGGTCTCTGAACGGCTGGAAAAGGTCTATGGCCTGATGCAGGGCGAATTGTCGGTCCTGCAGGTCGAGAAGAAGATCAAGACCCGCGTCAAGTCGCAGATGGAGAAGACCCAGCGCGAGTATTATCTGAATGAGCAGATGAAGGCCATTCAGAAGGAGCTGGGCGACGGCGAGGACGGGTCGAACGAAGTCGCCGAGCTGGAACAGAAGATCGCCGAGACCAAGCTGTCGAAAGAGGCGCGCGAGAAGGCCGATGCCGAGCTGAAGAAGCTCAAGAACATGAGTCCGATGTCGGCCGAAGCGACGGTCGTGCGCAACTACCTTGACTGGATGCTGTCGATCCCCTGGGGCACCAAGAGCCGGGTCAAGAAGGACCTGACCCGCGCCGAGGAAATCCTGGATACCGATCACTATGGCCTGGAAAAGGTCAAGGAACGGATCGTGGAATACCTGGCCGTGCAGCAGCGGTCGAAAAAGCTGAAGGGGCCGATCATGTGCCTCGTCGGCCCTCCGGGCGTGGGCAAGACATCGCTGGGCAAATCGGTCGCCAAGGCCACGGGGCGCGAATTCATCCGCATCTCGCTGGGCGGCGTGCGCGACGAAAGCGAAATCCGCGGCCACCGGCGGACCTATATCGGGTCGATGCCCGGCAAGATCATCCAGGCGCTGAAGAAGGCGAAAACCACGAACCCGCTCATCCTGCTCGACGAGATCGACAAGATGGGGCAGGACTTCCGTGGGGACCCGGCCTCGGCCATGCTGGAAGTGCTTGATCCGGAACAGAACAGCACCTTCGTGGACCACTATCTTGAGGTGGAATACGACCTGTCCGACGTGATGTTCCTGACCACGGCGAATTCGTACAACATGCCCGGCCCGCTTCTGGACCGGATGGAGATCATCCCGCTGGCCGGCTACACCGAGGACGAGAAGCGCGAGATCGCGCGGACCCACCTGGTGCCGAAGCAGATCAAGAACCACGGCCTGAAAGCCAAGGAATTCGAGATCACCGACGATGCGCTGACGGCGATCATCCGTACCTATACCCGCGAGGCGGGCGTGCGGAGCCTGGAACGCGAGATCGCCAAGGTGGCACGGAAGTCGCTGACCCGCATCATCCGCAAGGAAACGGATGCGGTTAAGGTGACGGCCGACAACATCGACGAGTTCCTGGGCGTGGCCAAGTTCCGCTTTGGCCTGGCCGAGAAGGAGGACCAGATCGGCGTCGTCACCGGGCTGGCCTATACCTCGGTCGGGGGCGAATTGCTGTCCATCGAGGCGCTGCGCCTGCCGGGCAAGGGTCGGATGAAGACCACCGGGACGCTGGGTGACGTGATGAAGGAATCGATCGACGCGGCGTCCAGCTACGTCCGGTCCATTTCGCCACAGCTGGGCATCAAGCCGCCGCAGTTCGAACGCTGGGACATCCACGTCCACGTTCCCGAAGGCGCCACGCCCAAGGACGGCCCGTCCGCCGGTCTGGCCATGGTGACGTCGATCGTGTCGGTGCTGACGCAGATCCCGGTCCGCAAGGACATCGCCATGACCGGCGAGGTCACGCTGCGCGGCAATGCGCTGGCGATCGGCGGGTTGAAGGAGAAACTGCTCGCGGCCCTGCGCGGTGGAATCAAGACGGTGCTGATCCCGCAGGAGAACGAGAAGGATCTGCCGGATATCCCCGACAACGTGAAGCAGGGGCTGCAGATCATCCCGGTCAGCCACGTGTCCGAAGTGCTGAAGCTGGCGTTGGTGCGTCAGCCCGAGCCGGTGGAATGGGACGAGGCGGCCGAGGAAGCCGCGGCGGCCGCAGCCGCTGCCAAACCTGCGGGCGATGCCGGATCTTCGGCCACGGCCCACTGA
- the csbC gene encoding putative metabolite transport protein CsbC, translated as MNTVADTRLSKLDAERSVQQWIDQTPQWPDGTAVTAHPLTGMQTRIWALAAAGKFFEGMVVFMGGIALPLVAQEFSISAAQHGFVTAASLAGILVGASLLGGLADSFGRRAMFIAEMILFTIFLIAACFSPTFVFLIACLFGLGLALGCDYPTAHVIISETMPSRVRGRQVLSAFGFQAVGALFGTGVGYVILANTDSLQAWRWMYATAVVPAMIVVILRFTIVETPHWLMSRNRPEEAARSTLRLLHRRPIYPSQVALRADTTQGASQADTTQGASQADTTPSASQADTTPSASQKNSGWAELFAPRNLRATILASVPWFLQDLGTYGIGIFTPVILAETVGHKKDHATAIADLVHNDMLAARGAALIDVLLIIGILFAIFLADRLGRIPLQIGGFLGCAAGLAIAALSTQATGTTATMMIFAGFMLFNFSTNIGPNAQTYLIAGEVFPTRIRAKGAGFAASFAKIGAVTTAFLFPILLADIGAEPLLWALVGTSIIGACVTFAFRIEPAGKTLEELDHALT; from the coding sequence ATGAACACCGTCGCTGACACCAGGCTCTCAAAGCTTGATGCTGAACGCTCGGTTCAGCAATGGATCGACCAGACACCTCAATGGCCGGACGGCACCGCTGTCACGGCCCACCCATTGACCGGCATGCAGACCCGGATCTGGGCGCTGGCCGCCGCCGGCAAGTTCTTTGAAGGGATGGTCGTCTTCATGGGCGGCATCGCCCTGCCGCTCGTGGCGCAGGAGTTCTCGATCTCAGCCGCGCAGCATGGATTTGTCACCGCCGCGTCGCTGGCCGGGATCCTGGTGGGTGCCAGCCTGCTGGGCGGGCTGGCCGACAGCTTTGGGCGGCGGGCCATGTTCATCGCCGAGATGATCCTGTTCACGATCTTCCTGATCGCCGCCTGCTTCAGCCCGACCTTCGTCTTCCTGATCGCCTGTCTCTTCGGCCTGGGGCTGGCGCTGGGGTGCGATTATCCCACCGCCCACGTCATCATATCCGAAACCATGCCCTCGCGCGTGCGCGGGCGGCAGGTGCTGTCGGCCTTCGGCTTCCAGGCGGTTGGCGCGCTTTTCGGGACCGGCGTCGGATACGTGATCCTGGCCAATACCGACAGCCTGCAGGCCTGGCGCTGGATGTACGCCACGGCCGTGGTCCCTGCGATGATCGTGGTCATCCTGCGCTTTACCATCGTCGAAACGCCGCATTGGCTGATGTCGCGCAACCGTCCCGAAGAGGCGGCCCGATCGACCCTGCGCCTGCTGCACCGTCGACCGATCTACCCCAGCCAGGTCGCGCTCCGGGCCGACACGACACAGGGCGCGTCGCAGGCCGACACGACACAGGGCGCGTCGCAGGCCGACACGACACCAAGCGCGTCGCAGGCCGACACGACACCGAGCGCGTCGCAGAAAAACAGCGGCTGGGCCGAGCTGTTCGCCCCCCGCAACCTGCGTGCCACGATCCTGGCCTCGGTGCCTTGGTTCCTTCAGGATCTGGGCACCTACGGGATCGGCATTTTCACCCCCGTCATCCTGGCCGAAACGGTGGGCCACAAGAAGGACCACGCCACCGCCATCGCCGACCTGGTGCACAACGACATGCTGGCGGCCCGGGGGGCTGCGCTGATCGATGTGCTGCTGATCATCGGCATCCTCTTCGCCATCTTCCTGGCCGATCGGCTGGGCCGCATCCCGCTGCAGATCGGCGGGTTCCTGGGCTGTGCCGCCGGGCTGGCCATCGCGGCCCTGTCGACCCAGGCCACCGGCACGACCGCCACGATGATGATCTTCGCGGGTTTCATGCTGTTCAATTTCTCGACCAACATCGGCCCCAATGCCCAGACCTACCTGATCGCCGGCGAAGTCTTTCCCACCCGCATCCGGGCCAAGGGCGCCGGTTTCGCCGCCTCCTTCGCCAAGATCGGCGCGGTCACCACGGCGTTCCTGTTTCCGATCCTGCTGGCCGATATCGGCGCCGAACCCCTGTTGTGGGCGCTGGTGGGCACGTCGATCATCGGGGCCTGCGTGACCTTTGCCTTCCGGATCGAACCCGCGGGCAAGACCCTGGAAGAACTGGATCACGCCCTGACCTGA
- a CDS encoding site-specific tyrosine recombinase XerC yields the protein MVGRNVKSVRKGLETVGRKVGVEGVSAHVFRHTAAVHMAEAGIPMSEISQYLGHSNTVITERVHARYSPNHLRRAAEAVDFTKQ from the coding sequence ATGGTCGGCCGGAACGTCAAGAGCGTCCGCAAGGGGCTCGAAACGGTCGGCCGTAAGGTCGGCGTGGAGGGTGTGTCAGCCCACGTTTTTCGCCACACGGCAGCCGTTCACATGGCCGAGGCCGGGATACCGATGTCGGAGATCTCCCAGTATCTGGGCCATTCCAACACCGTCATCACCGAACGCGTCCACGCTCGGTATTCCCCCAACCATCTCCGTCGTGCAGCCGAGGCCGTCGACTTCACCAAGCAGTAG
- a CDS encoding Site-specific recombinase XerC produces the protein MKSENGPEFVSHDCAAYAQSRYGDGVGQRTVWTELGHLMTVLNWAKKNQLIDRVPTITRPAKPTPSERFFTREEIRRLLSVKDTPHHIHLAMLLMPSTAGRQAAILELTWERVDFARKQVNLRTDGAATRKGRAVVPMNDGLHDALLLARDAAISDYVLNGRPERQERPQGARNGRP, from the coding sequence TTGAAATCAGAAAATGGGCCCGAGTTTGTGTCACATGATTGCGCCGCCTATGCGCAGTCTCGATATGGAGATGGCGTCGGTCAGCGCACGGTCTGGACCGAACTGGGCCACCTGATGACCGTCTTGAACTGGGCCAAGAAAAACCAGCTGATCGACCGGGTCCCGACCATAACGCGGCCCGCGAAACCGACGCCAAGCGAACGGTTCTTCACACGGGAAGAAATTCGTCGGCTCCTGAGCGTGAAGGACACGCCCCACCATATCCACCTGGCCATGCTACTGATGCCCTCAACGGCTGGCCGTCAGGCCGCCATCCTTGAGTTGACCTGGGAACGCGTCGATTTCGCAAGGAAACAGGTCAACCTCCGGACCGACGGCGCGGCGACCAGGAAAGGTCGCGCGGTTGTCCCGATGAACGATGGGCTGCACGATGCTCTTCTCTTGGCCAGGGATGCCGCGATCAGTGACTACGTGTTGAATGGTCGGCCGGAACGTCAAGAGCGTCCGCAAGGGGCTCGAAACGGTCGGCCGTAA
- the virS_2 gene encoding Virulence-regulating protein VirS encodes MTSTIPLIRAAVVVPWIRWLEDQGKSPAPRLAKADLEYLFVDDPNCPVPLLNAFSFARQMAETEGVDIGCRVASNATIAQLANLGLVMRNGGSPRRALSRTAAALPRHCTHEIIAVTETGGGIVVSDNWQWPFDAETLHVVQQNVASIMRCVCHMTGLDEPYFDQVRMVPHPVAGLDHVARHLGCPVVPSDHQRLEVSIPNMVADAPFLAAFADTPAAQPLRGDWLRLREDGTLTASARITLEVMMKGGLPTVEQLAASAGTSVRTLQRRLGQESTTFAMLLDDVRRGIATQALGSRNIDIAALASQMGYSHPGAFTRAVRRWTGLSPRAFQQNLQGRN; translated from the coding sequence ATGACGTCGACAATTCCACTGATCCGAGCAGCCGTGGTCGTGCCCTGGATCCGGTGGCTGGAAGACCAAGGCAAATCGCCCGCTCCCCGGTTGGCCAAAGCCGACCTTGAATACCTGTTCGTGGACGATCCGAATTGCCCCGTACCGCTTCTGAATGCCTTCTCTTTCGCCCGCCAGATGGCCGAGACCGAAGGCGTAGACATCGGATGCCGGGTCGCTTCGAACGCCACCATCGCGCAACTCGCCAATCTCGGTCTTGTCATGCGAAACGGAGGCAGCCCTCGCCGCGCCCTCTCCCGGACGGCTGCCGCCCTGCCACGGCATTGCACGCATGAAATCATCGCGGTCACGGAAACCGGGGGCGGAATCGTGGTCAGCGACAACTGGCAGTGGCCATTCGATGCCGAGACGCTCCACGTCGTTCAGCAGAACGTGGCGTCCATCATGAGGTGTGTCTGTCACATGACGGGCCTGGACGAGCCATATTTCGACCAGGTCAGGATGGTGCCGCACCCCGTGGCGGGGCTGGACCATGTGGCGCGTCATCTCGGATGCCCGGTCGTCCCTTCGGACCACCAGCGCCTTGAGGTCAGCATTCCAAACATGGTTGCCGACGCCCCCTTTCTCGCCGCGTTCGCTGATACCCCTGCGGCTCAGCCGCTGCGTGGCGACTGGCTCCGGCTGCGCGAAGACGGCACCCTGACGGCGTCTGCGCGGATCACGTTAGAGGTGATGATGAAGGGCGGGCTGCCCACGGTCGAACAGCTTGCCGCTTCCGCCGGAACCAGTGTTCGGACGCTGCAAAGGCGGCTCGGGCAGGAGAGCACAACCTTTGCCATGTTGCTCGACGACGTCCGCCGAGGCATCGCAACCCAAGCCCTTGGGTCACGAAACATAGACATAGCGGCACTGGCCTCTCAAATGGGTTATTCACATCCTGGAGCGTTCACGCGGGCCGTTCGGCGGTGGACCGGGCTGTCACCGAGAGCGTTCCAGCAAAATCTGCAAGGTCGTAACTGA
- the atsA_3 gene encoding Arylsulfatase, producing MPFGGSIGLTANDSTQWWAPRIVPPEEAPNVLLIITDDSGWGIPSTFGGVIPHPTMDALAADGLSFTQIHSTSLCSPTRAALITGRNHHNAGFGVISEQATGFPGYNSIIGEDKATVGRILLDNGYNTSWFGKDHNTPAFEASQSGPFDQWPTGMGFEYFYGFVGGDANQWQPNLFRNTTQIYPFEGKPGWNLMTAMADDAIDWITNMHQIDPSKPFFVKFAPGATHAPHHPTKEWVDKISAMHLFDDGWNKLQDTIFENQKKMGYFAEDTAITPWPTDYIKDWDSLTDDEKKLFIRQVDVFAAYSVYMDDEIGRVVQALKDIGEYDNTLIIYINGDNGTSAEGGELGTPNEVAFFNGLNKIPVETQMKWYDVWGTEATYNHMAVGWTWAFDTPYPWMKQIASQLGGIRQNMTVTWPAKITDKGGRRDQFLHVIDVVPTILDVAGISAPQTVDGIDQAPMDGRSFAYLFDAANKDAPPPRDTQYFEMFGQWGLWHDDMFLATKVNRAPWDAFGPGNPDPLNNQVFELYDLKADPTQTHDIAADHPDMVEDLKETFIREATKYNVFPLDASVGPRVAAPRPNITAGRTEFVYTRPMTGLPQGDSPSILNSSYTITAEIDVPEGGAEGMILTSGGRFGGYGFYLLKGKPVFLWNMVDLERIKWEGPEALSPGKHVIAFDFAYDGIGAGTLAFNDMSGVGQPGTGTLKVDGKAVDTKKMAHTIPIILQWDEAFDIGSDTLTGVNDADYLPPFTLTAGLDKVTIKVDRPELSDADKTRLEAAMKRAAD from the coding sequence ATGCCCTTCGGCGGGAGCATTGGCCTCACCGCAAATGACTCGACGCAATGGTGGGCGCCCCGGATCGTGCCGCCCGAGGAGGCGCCGAACGTCCTGCTGATCATCACCGACGATTCCGGCTGGGGCATTCCCAGCACCTTCGGGGGCGTGATCCCGCATCCGACCATGGATGCACTCGCCGCTGACGGGCTGAGCTTCACCCAGATCCATTCCACATCGCTCTGCTCGCCGACCCGCGCCGCCCTGATCACCGGGCGCAACCACCACAACGCGGGCTTTGGCGTGATCTCGGAACAGGCCACGGGCTTCCCGGGCTACAATTCGATCATCGGCGAGGACAAGGCGACGGTCGGCCGGATCCTGCTGGATAACGGCTACAACACCTCGTGGTTCGGCAAGGATCATAACACGCCCGCCTTCGAGGCCAGCCAGTCCGGTCCCTTCGACCAATGGCCGACCGGAATGGGGTTCGAATACTTCTACGGCTTCGTGGGCGGGGATGCCAACCAGTGGCAGCCGAACCTCTTCCGCAACACCACGCAGATCTATCCGTTCGAGGGCAAGCCGGGCTGGAACCTGATGACCGCCATGGCCGATGACGCCATCGACTGGATCACCAACATGCACCAGATCGACCCGTCGAAGCCCTTCTTCGTGAAATTCGCCCCCGGTGCCACCCACGCACCGCACCATCCCACCAAGGAATGGGTCGACAAGATCAGCGCGATGCATCTTTTCGATGACGGCTGGAACAAGCTGCAGGACACCATCTTCGAGAACCAGAAGAAGATGGGTTATTTTGCAGAAGACACCGCGATCACGCCCTGGCCCACCGATTACATCAAGGACTGGGACAGCCTGACCGACGACGAGAAGAAGCTGTTCATTCGGCAGGTCGACGTCTTTGCCGCCTATTCCGTCTATATGGACGATGAAATCGGACGTGTGGTGCAGGCGCTCAAGGACATCGGTGAATATGACAACACGCTGATCATCTACATCAACGGCGACAACGGCACCTCGGCCGAGGGGGGCGAACTTGGCACCCCGAACGAGGTCGCCTTCTTCAACGGGCTGAACAAGATCCCGGTGGAAACCCAGATGAAATGGTACGACGTCTGGGGGACTGAGGCGACCTACAACCATATGGCTGTCGGCTGGACCTGGGCCTTTGATACGCCTTATCCATGGATGAAACAAATCGCCTCTCAGTTGGGCGGGATCCGGCAGAACATGACCGTAACATGGCCGGCCAAGATCACCGACAAGGGCGGCCGGCGCGACCAGTTCCTGCATGTGATCGACGTGGTGCCCACGATCCTCGACGTAGCTGGGATCAGCGCGCCGCAAACCGTCGACGGGATCGATCAGGCGCCGATGGACGGGCGCAGCTTTGCCTATCTTTTCGATGCCGCGAACAAGGATGCTCCGCCGCCGCGTGATACCCAGTATTTCGAGATGTTCGGGCAGTGGGGGCTTTGGCACGACGACATGTTCCTGGCCACCAAGGTCAACCGTGCGCCCTGGGATGCCTTCGGGCCGGGCAACCCCGATCCGCTCAATAACCAGGTCTTCGAGCTTTACGACCTCAAGGCCGACCCAACCCAGACCCACGACATCGCGGCCGATCACCCCGACATGGTGGAAGACCTGAAGGAAACCTTCATCCGCGAGGCGACGAAATACAACGTCTTCCCGCTGGATGCCTCGGTTGGTCCGCGCGTTGCGGCCCCCCGGCCCAATATCACCGCGGGGCGGACCGAATTTGTCTATACGCGCCCGATGACCGGCCTGCCGCAGGGGGATTCCCCAAGCATCCTCAATTCCTCCTACACGATCACGGCCGAGATCGACGTGCCGGAGGGCGGGGCCGAGGGCATGATCCTGACCTCGGGCGGCCGGTTCGGCGGCTATGGCTTTTACCTGCTCAAGGGCAAGCCGGTGTTCCTGTGGAACATGGTCGACCTGGAGCGCATCAAGTGGGAAGGCCCCGAGGCGCTGAGCCCCGGCAAGCACGTGATCGCGTTCGACTTCGCCTATGACGGGATCGGCGCCGGGACCCTGGCCTTCAACGACATGAGCGGCGTGGGCCAACCCGGGACCGGCACGCTCAAGGTCGACGGCAAAGCGGTCGATACGAAGAAGATGGCGCATACGATCCCCATCATCCTGCAATGGGACGAAGCCTTCGACATCGGCTCGGACACGCTGACCGGCGTCAATGATGCCGATTACCTGCCGCCGTTCACGCTGACGGCCGGGCTCGACAAGGTGACGATCAAGGTCGACCGACCCGAGCTGAGCGACGCCGACAAGACCCGGCTCGAGGCCGCGATGAAGCGGGCCGCCGACTGA
- a CDS encoding Integrase core domain protein — MIERRGKPGMIVSDNGTELTSNAILRWCFEQRIEWHYIAPGKPMQNGFVESFNGGMRDELLNETMFRNLAHARIVIAAWAAD, encoded by the coding sequence TTGATCGAGCGCCGCGGCAAACCCGGCATGATCGTCTCAGACAATGGCACGGAACTGACCAGCAACGCGATCCTGCGATGGTGTTTCGAGCAGCGGATCGAATGGCACTACATCGCACCGGGAAAACCCATGCAGAACGGTTTTGTCGAAAGCTTCAACGGTGGGATGCGCGATGAGCTGCTCAACGAGACCATGTTCCGGAACCTGGCCCATGCACGTATCGTGATCGCCGCCTGGGCTGCCGATTGA